One genomic region from Cellulomonas fengjieae encodes:
- a CDS encoding HD domain-containing protein: protein MGVHDAPQWLLSAFVRSAVAAGATAPTEQIRDTGQALVDRWGSPGRSFHNLKHLVDVLVHVDELVEETHQPDVVRLAAWYHGAIFDAADRKAYANRGGEDEIASARLAYDELLTLGVPEARAQRVHDLVVALVRHAPDPADFDCAVLCDADLAMLATEPQKYKAYVQDIRTEYSHLPVEDYVRARLRIIHKLLARPSLFVSPLGSAWEEAARQNLSGELQRLEKELRGIDAAAATAAAEASAAKTDRGTAEGSSTSRT from the coding sequence ATGGGCGTCCATGACGCACCGCAGTGGTTGTTGTCCGCATTCGTGCGGAGCGCCGTCGCAGCCGGGGCCACCGCCCCGACCGAGCAGATCCGGGACACCGGTCAGGCCCTGGTGGACCGGTGGGGCTCGCCGGGACGGTCGTTCCACAACCTGAAGCACCTGGTCGACGTGCTCGTGCACGTCGACGAGCTGGTGGAGGAGACCCACCAGCCCGACGTCGTGCGCCTCGCCGCCTGGTACCACGGCGCCATCTTCGACGCCGCCGACCGCAAGGCGTACGCCAACCGCGGCGGCGAGGACGAGATCGCCAGCGCGCGGCTCGCCTACGACGAGCTGCTGACGCTCGGCGTCCCCGAGGCGCGCGCGCAGCGCGTGCACGACCTGGTCGTCGCCCTGGTCCGGCACGCCCCCGACCCCGCCGACTTCGACTGCGCGGTCCTGTGCGACGCCGACCTCGCGATGCTCGCGACGGAGCCCCAGAAGTACAAGGCGTACGTGCAGGACATCCGGACCGAGTACTCGCACCTGCCCGTCGAGGACTACGTGCGCGCGCGTCTGCGGATCATCCACAAGCTCCTCGCCCGGCCGTCGCTGTTCGTCAGCCCGCTCGGGTCCGCCTGGGAGGAGGCTGCCCGGCAGAACCTCTCCGGCGAGCTGCAGCGGCTGGAGAAGGAGCTACGGGGAATCGACGCCGCGGCGGCGACCGCCGCCGCCGAGGCGTCCGCGGCGAAGACCGACCGTGGCACCGCCGAGGGATCGAGCACCAGCCGCACCTGA
- the urtD gene encoding urea ABC transporter ATP-binding protein UrtD, with the protein MTGSLDPDALEQVIASDESRFRHDYLEIRDLRVVFDGFVAVAGVDLTVTQGDLRFLIGPNGAGKTTIVDAITGLAPATGSIRFGGVDLLGKPSHKVARAGVGRTFQTASVFDELSVLQNLDIAAGARRSGRVLMRRRSAVPEAVEAALETVGLTHLRDQPAGVLAHGQKQWLEIGMLLVQDARLLLLDEPVAGMSHAEREETGLLLQRIGAQRTVVVVEHDMEFLRSFASSVTVLHQGSVLSEGTVAQVQADPKVVEVYLGRGAGSRGTGVSDA; encoded by the coding sequence ATGACCGGATCGCTGGACCCCGACGCGCTCGAGCAGGTGATCGCGTCCGACGAGTCCCGGTTCCGCCACGACTACCTGGAGATCCGCGACCTGCGGGTCGTGTTCGACGGGTTCGTCGCCGTGGCCGGGGTCGACCTGACGGTGACGCAGGGCGACCTGCGGTTCCTCATCGGCCCGAACGGGGCCGGCAAGACCACGATCGTCGACGCCATCACCGGGCTCGCGCCGGCCACCGGGTCGATCAGGTTCGGTGGGGTCGACCTGCTGGGCAAGCCGTCGCACAAGGTGGCCCGCGCCGGGGTCGGGCGGACGTTCCAGACCGCCAGCGTGTTCGACGAGCTCTCCGTGCTGCAGAACCTCGACATCGCGGCCGGGGCCCGCCGGTCCGGCCGGGTGCTGATGCGTCGGCGGTCCGCGGTGCCGGAGGCCGTCGAGGCGGCGCTCGAGACGGTGGGTCTGACACACCTGCGGGACCAGCCCGCGGGCGTGCTGGCGCACGGGCAGAAGCAGTGGCTCGAGATCGGGATGCTGCTGGTGCAGGACGCCCGGCTGCTGCTCCTCGACGAGCCCGTCGCGGGCATGAGCCACGCCGAGCGCGAGGAGACCGGGCTGCTCCTGCAGCGGATCGGTGCCCAGCGCACGGTGGTGGTCGTGGAGCACGACATGGAGTTCCTGCGCAGCTTCGCCTCGTCGGTGACCGTGCTCCACCAGGGGTCGGTGCTGAGCGAGGGGACGGTGGCGCAGGTGCAGGCGGACCCGAAGGTGGTCGAGGTGTACCTGGGCCGCGGTGCGGGTTCTCGAGGAACAGGGGTCTCGGATGCTTGA
- a CDS encoding WXG100 family type VII secretion target: protein MTRYEVDSAQVATAAASVQARAGTIRSEVAAMHRQLADLQASWRGAAATAFTGVLADWSATEARLDASLEQIVAAMQAAARTYAEAESQASRLFSV, encoded by the coding sequence ATGACCAGGTACGAGGTCGACAGCGCACAGGTCGCGACGGCGGCGGCGAGCGTGCAGGCGCGCGCCGGCACGATCCGCAGCGAGGTCGCGGCCATGCACCGCCAGCTCGCCGACCTGCAGGCGTCGTGGCGCGGTGCCGCGGCCACGGCGTTCACCGGGGTGCTGGCGGACTGGTCGGCCACCGAGGCCCGGCTCGACGCCTCGCTCGAGCAGATCGTCGCGGCGATGCAGGCGGCGGCCCGCACCTACGCCGAGGCCGAGTCGCAGGCGTCACGGCTGTTCAGCGTGTGA
- the urtC gene encoding urea ABC transporter permease subunit UrtC, with amino-acid sequence MTGLWKHPRVRLWGGLAIAAVLLFGAAPALLSDFRLNLLAKFCCLAMVAVGIGLAWGRGGMLVLGQGVFFGLGGYLMAMHLKLSDAGPGGVPDFMLLYGDGTVPSWWEPFRDPVVTIVAILVLPALVATLLGLAVFRRRVRGAYFAILSQALAAAFAILLVGQQKVTGGTNGLNGFRSFFGFTLSDPVNKRMLYFIAAGVLLAMVLVVRLVMSSRYGELLVAVRDQENRVRFLGYDPALVKVVAYAIAACFAAIGGALFTPIVGIISPADVGVVPSIAFLVGVAIGGRATLLGPVLGAIGVSWAETTLSESFPSFWIYFQGALFILVVAFLPNGLATIGSLLRRRRARDPETAPDPAPATLETAGTPS; translated from the coding sequence GTGACCGGCCTCTGGAAGCACCCGCGGGTGCGGCTCTGGGGTGGCCTGGCGATCGCTGCGGTGCTGCTGTTCGGTGCCGCGCCGGCGCTGCTGTCCGACTTCCGGCTGAACCTGCTGGCCAAGTTCTGCTGCCTGGCCATGGTCGCGGTCGGCATCGGCCTGGCCTGGGGGCGCGGCGGGATGCTCGTGCTCGGGCAGGGCGTCTTCTTCGGCCTCGGCGGCTACCTGATGGCCATGCACCTCAAGCTCTCCGACGCCGGCCCCGGTGGCGTGCCCGACTTCATGCTCCTGTACGGCGACGGCACGGTGCCGAGCTGGTGGGAGCCGTTCCGGGACCCGGTCGTGACGATCGTGGCGATCCTCGTCCTGCCCGCGCTCGTCGCGACCCTCCTGGGGCTCGCGGTGTTCCGGCGGCGGGTCCGGGGCGCCTACTTCGCGATCCTGTCCCAGGCGCTCGCGGCCGCGTTCGCCATCCTGCTGGTGGGCCAGCAGAAGGTCACCGGCGGCACCAACGGGCTGAACGGCTTCCGGTCGTTCTTCGGCTTCACGCTGTCGGACCCGGTGAACAAGCGGATGCTCTACTTCATCGCGGCGGGCGTGCTGCTGGCGATGGTCCTGGTGGTGCGGCTCGTGATGAGCTCGCGCTACGGCGAGCTGCTCGTCGCGGTGCGCGACCAGGAGAACCGCGTCCGCTTCCTCGGCTACGACCCCGCGCTGGTCAAGGTGGTCGCGTACGCGATCGCCGCCTGCTTCGCGGCCATCGGCGGTGCCCTGTTCACGCCCATCGTCGGGATCATCTCGCCCGCCGACGTGGGCGTCGTGCCCTCCATCGCGTTCCTGGTCGGCGTCGCGATCGGCGGCCGGGCCACGCTGCTCGGGCCGGTGCTCGGCGCGATCGGGGTGTCGTGGGCCGAGACGACGCTGTCCGAGTCGTTCCCGTCGTTCTGGATCTACTTCCAGGGCGCGCTGTTCATCCTCGTCGTCGCGTTCCTGCCCAACGGGCTCGCGACGATCGGCAGCCTGCTGCGACGACGACGCGCCCGGGACCCGGAGACCGCGCCCGACCCGGCGCCCGCCACCCTCGAGACTGCGGGGACACCCTCATGA
- the uca gene encoding urea carboxylase — protein MFDTLLVANRGEIAVRILRSARELGLKTVAVYSDADAAAPHVRLADVAVRLGPAAAGESYLRPELVLHAAAETGAGAIHPGYGFLSENAQFAREVEAAGIAFVGPTPAQLSVFGDKHRAREAAQAAGVPLVAGSGLLGSVDEALAAASVVGYPVMVKAVGGGGGIGMQACADADELAAAFARVQRLAAASFGSAGVFLERFVSRARHLEVQVFGDGAGRVVSLGDRDCSLQRRNQKVVEEAPAPALPDEVRAMLHESARALTSSVQYRSAGTVEYVYDVDRGEASFLEVNTRLQVEHPVTEAVTGVDLVAWMLQLAQGDALFLDGLPDAGPTIEGHAVEVRVYAEDPRKDYQPSAGLLTEVVYPDDPAVRVDAWAETGQQVTSHYDPMLAKVIVHAPDRAAAFAASGRALAGTRFTGVQTNLPLLREVVGLPEVLAAEHTTGTLAGVTDDEPYVDVVRPGVMTTVQDWPGRLGLWDVGISPSGPMDDLSFRLGNRALGNPEGAPGLECTLTGPRLRFSHETVVCVTGAPAPVTVDGSPVPQWEPVTVPPGGVLDVGAPHDAGLRTYVLLRGGLDVPLYLGSASTFSMGGFGGYTGRALAVGDTLVPGIPSGPEPVAVPDEVRPELVHTWEVAVQEGPQPAPSYFTPADMEMFYAATWQVQTHANRTGIRLTGPKPQWARPDGGEAGLHPSNLHDNPYSVGALNVSGDTPILLGPDGPSLGGFACPLTVVVGHRWKMGQIRPGDTVRLVPVPEATADALRTDDVLRASAHLGPDVLTGPDGDDGVLARVVGGTGSPDVVYLRGGDDNVLVEYGPMVLDLGLRMRVHALSEALRASGAPGVVDITPGVRSLHVHVDPSRISVRALVEVLVGLEASLPATEDLVVPSRRIHLPLSFDDPVIAEAVARYQAGVRPEAPWLPSNIEFIRRINGLPSVDDVFDTMMAAEYLVLGLGDVYLGAPLAVPLDPRHRLMTTKYNPARTWTASDTVGLGGQYLCVYGMDSPGGYQLVGRTVPIWSGHRQRGVFEPGKPWLLRFFDRVVWHPVSADELLTQREAFAAGRLDVEVEHGTFSYREHLALLAEHADDIAEFQARQAAAFAEERTAWALAGELDATEDPEPPALEVAAGPGQIELLDGCVLVEAPMVGSVWRVEVRAGEQVTEGDLLVALEAMKLELGVVAPAGGTVLEILVEPGQHVAPGTPLAILAVGA, from the coding sequence GTGTTCGACACCCTGCTCGTGGCCAACCGTGGCGAGATCGCCGTCCGCATCCTGCGCAGCGCGCGCGAGCTCGGCCTCAAGACCGTGGCGGTCTACTCGGACGCCGACGCGGCCGCCCCGCACGTGCGCCTGGCCGACGTGGCGGTGCGCCTCGGGCCCGCGGCGGCGGGCGAGAGCTACCTGCGGCCGGAGCTCGTGCTCCACGCCGCGGCCGAGACCGGCGCCGGCGCGATCCACCCGGGCTACGGCTTCCTGTCCGAGAACGCGCAGTTCGCCCGCGAGGTCGAGGCAGCCGGCATCGCGTTCGTCGGACCCACGCCCGCGCAGCTGTCGGTGTTCGGTGACAAGCACCGGGCGCGCGAGGCGGCGCAGGCGGCGGGGGTGCCGCTGGTCGCGGGCAGCGGGCTGCTGGGATCGGTCGACGAGGCGCTCGCGGCGGCGTCCGTGGTGGGCTACCCCGTCATGGTCAAGGCCGTCGGCGGCGGCGGGGGGATCGGCATGCAGGCGTGCGCCGACGCCGACGAGCTGGCGGCCGCGTTCGCCCGGGTGCAGCGCCTGGCCGCGGCGAGCTTCGGCAGTGCCGGGGTGTTCCTGGAGCGGTTCGTGTCCCGCGCGCGGCACCTGGAGGTGCAGGTGTTCGGGGACGGTGCCGGGCGGGTGGTGAGCCTGGGCGACCGGGACTGCTCGCTGCAGCGTCGCAACCAGAAGGTGGTCGAGGAGGCCCCGGCGCCCGCCCTGCCCGACGAGGTCCGCGCGATGCTGCACGAGTCGGCCCGTGCGCTGACCTCGTCGGTGCAGTACCGGTCCGCGGGCACGGTCGAGTACGTGTACGACGTGGACCGCGGCGAGGCGTCGTTCCTCGAGGTGAACACGCGCCTGCAGGTCGAGCACCCGGTGACCGAGGCCGTCACGGGTGTCGACCTGGTGGCGTGGATGCTGCAGCTGGCCCAGGGCGATGCGTTGTTCCTGGACGGGCTCCCCGACGCGGGGCCCACGATCGAGGGGCACGCCGTCGAGGTCCGCGTGTACGCCGAGGACCCCCGCAAGGACTACCAGCCGAGCGCCGGGCTGCTCACGGAGGTCGTCTACCCCGACGACCCTGCGGTGCGCGTGGACGCCTGGGCCGAGACCGGTCAGCAGGTGACCAGCCACTACGACCCGATGCTGGCCAAGGTCATCGTGCACGCCCCGGACCGGGCCGCGGCGTTCGCGGCGTCGGGTCGCGCGCTCGCGGGCACGCGGTTCACCGGCGTGCAGACCAACCTGCCCCTGCTGCGCGAGGTCGTCGGCCTGCCGGAGGTCCTGGCCGCCGAGCACACGACCGGCACGCTCGCGGGCGTGACCGACGACGAGCCGTACGTCGACGTGGTGCGACCGGGGGTCATGACGACGGTGCAGGACTGGCCGGGCAGGCTCGGGCTCTGGGACGTCGGGATCTCACCGTCGGGTCCGATGGACGACCTGTCGTTCCGGCTGGGCAACCGCGCGCTCGGCAATCCCGAGGGTGCCCCCGGGCTGGAGTGCACGCTGACCGGTCCGCGCCTGCGGTTCAGCCACGAGACGGTGGTCTGCGTGACGGGTGCGCCCGCGCCGGTGACCGTCGACGGGTCGCCGGTGCCGCAGTGGGAGCCCGTGACCGTGCCCCCCGGCGGCGTCCTCGACGTCGGCGCACCGCACGACGCCGGCCTGCGCACCTACGTGCTGCTGCGCGGAGGGCTCGACGTCCCCCTCTACCTCGGGTCGGCGTCGACGTTCTCGATGGGTGGCTTCGGCGGGTACACGGGCCGCGCGCTGGCGGTGGGCGACACGCTCGTGCCGGGGATCCCGTCGGGGCCCGAGCCGGTCGCCGTCCCGGACGAGGTCCGCCCGGAGCTCGTGCACACGTGGGAGGTCGCGGTCCAGGAGGGCCCGCAGCCGGCGCCGTCCTACTTCACGCCGGCCGACATGGAGATGTTCTACGCCGCGACCTGGCAGGTACAGACGCACGCCAACCGCACCGGGATCCGGCTGACCGGGCCCAAGCCGCAGTGGGCGCGCCCGGACGGGGGCGAGGCGGGGCTGCACCCGTCGAACCTGCACGACAACCCGTACTCCGTCGGTGCGCTCAACGTCTCCGGGGACACCCCGATCCTGCTCGGGCCGGACGGCCCGAGCCTCGGCGGGTTCGCCTGCCCGCTGACCGTGGTGGTGGGCCACCGCTGGAAGATGGGTCAGATCCGCCCCGGGGACACGGTCCGGCTGGTCCCCGTGCCGGAGGCGACCGCGGACGCGCTGCGCACCGACGACGTCCTGCGTGCCTCCGCGCACCTGGGGCCGGACGTGCTCACGGGCCCGGACGGCGACGACGGCGTGCTCGCCCGGGTGGTCGGCGGCACGGGCTCGCCCGACGTCGTCTACCTGCGCGGCGGCGACGACAACGTGCTCGTCGAGTACGGCCCGATGGTCCTGGACCTCGGCCTGCGCATGCGCGTGCACGCGCTGAGCGAGGCGCTCCGAGCCTCCGGCGCCCCCGGGGTCGTCGACATCACGCCCGGCGTCCGCAGCCTGCACGTGCATGTCGACCCGTCGCGGATCTCCGTGCGGGCGCTGGTCGAGGTGCTGGTCGGTCTGGAGGCGTCGCTGCCCGCGACGGAGGACCTGGTGGTACCCAGCCGGCGCATCCACCTGCCGCTGTCCTTCGACGACCCCGTGATCGCGGAGGCGGTCGCGCGGTACCAGGCCGGTGTCCGGCCGGAGGCGCCGTGGCTGCCGTCGAACATCGAGTTCATCCGCCGGATCAACGGCCTGCCGTCGGTCGACGACGTGTTCGACACGATGATGGCCGCCGAGTACCTGGTGCTCGGCCTGGGCGACGTCTACCTCGGTGCCCCGCTGGCCGTCCCGCTGGACCCCCGGCACCGCCTCATGACCACCAAGTACAACCCGGCCCGCACGTGGACCGCGTCCGACACGGTCGGCCTGGGCGGTCAGTACCTGTGCGTCTACGGGATGGACTCACCCGGCGGCTACCAGCTGGTGGGCCGCACGGTGCCGATCTGGTCCGGACACCGGCAGCGGGGGGTGTTCGAGCCCGGCAAGCCCTGGCTGCTGCGGTTCTTCGACCGCGTGGTGTGGCACCCGGTGAGCGCCGACGAGCTGCTCACCCAGCGTGAGGCGTTCGCCGCCGGGCGGCTGGACGTCGAGGTCGAGCACGGCACGTTCTCCTACCGCGAGCACCTGGCGCTGCTCGCCGAGCACGCCGACGACATCGCCGAGTTCCAGGCCCGGCAGGCCGCCGCGTTCGCCGAGGAGCGGACCGCGTGGGCCCTCGCGGGCGAGCTGGACGCGACGGAGGACCCCGAACCGCCCGCGCTCGAGGTCGCCGCCGGGCCGGGGCAGATCGAGCTGCTGGACGGGTGCGTGCTGGTGGAGGCGCCGATGGTGGGCAGCGTCTGGCGGGTCGAGGTCCGGGCCGGTGAGCAGGTCACGGAGGGGGACCTGCTGGTCGCCCTCGAAGCCATGAAGCTCGAGCTCGGGGTCGTCGCCCCCGCGGGCGGGACCGTGCTCGAGATCCTCGTCGAGCCGGGGCAGCACGTCGCACCCGGGACCCCCCTGGCGATCCTGGCGGTGGGTGCGTGA
- the atzF gene encoding allophanate hydrolase, protein MTGTTTDGRTSPTSATGPTNATATIPATGPAPATGATGPTSPAVGVAEARVRAAYARIEEVDRPEVWIALVPSAVALADARAVDARLDAGEVLPLAGRTVAVKDNIDVAGLPTTAACPSYATAPGGRPGPAAASAPAIQALVDAGAVVLGKTNLDQFATGLVGVRSPYGAVRHATLPDRVSGGSSSGSAVAVALGIADIGIGTDTAGSGRVPAAFGGLVGIKTTLGLVPTTGVVPACRTYDVVTTFTRDLALGVRATRTMTGADPLDPGRRPWPVDVRLALRSAPVVAVPRDEDLAPLSPGWRAAFTAAVAAVRGVGAQVRTVDISAMLAAARLLYDGAIVAERYEAVGAFLADAPDADPTVRAIILAGRDTPAHAYIDDRARLAVAKLEAAAVLDGCDLLLLPTTTEHPTIAAVRADPVGINRRLGTYTNFVNLLDLAAVAIPAGEADGGPFGVTLVSRAFEDQLGLDLAARLLGAEAPPVVDGGVDVLVVGAHLRGQPLSSELEELGARFGRTARTSDAYRLVALDTQPRKPGLLRVGPGGGAPIVGEVWRLSPGALGTLLAGLPAPMMLGRVELEDGSWVVGFGCTVESGAAGSDITATGGWVEALRRGL, encoded by the coding sequence GTGACCGGCACCACGACCGACGGACGCACGAGCCCGACCAGCGCAACGGGCCCGACCAACGCGACGGCCACGATCCCCGCGACGGGCCCAGCCCCGGCCACCGGCGCGACAGGCCCGACGAGCCCGGCCGTCGGCGTTGCCGAGGCGCGCGTCCGCGCCGCCTACGCCCGCATCGAGGAGGTCGACCGCCCCGAGGTCTGGATCGCGCTCGTCCCCTCGGCGGTGGCGCTCGCGGACGCCCGCGCGGTCGACGCCCGGCTCGACGCCGGCGAGGTGCTCCCGCTGGCCGGCCGCACGGTGGCCGTCAAGGACAACATCGACGTCGCGGGCCTCCCGACGACGGCGGCGTGCCCGTCCTACGCGACCGCACCCGGGGGCCGCCCCGGACCGGCCGCGGCGAGCGCACCCGCGATCCAGGCACTGGTCGACGCCGGTGCCGTGGTGCTCGGCAAGACCAACCTCGACCAGTTCGCCACCGGGCTCGTCGGCGTGCGCAGCCCGTACGGGGCGGTGCGGCACGCCACGCTCCCGGACCGGGTCTCGGGCGGTTCCAGCTCCGGGTCCGCGGTCGCGGTGGCGCTCGGCATCGCCGACATCGGGATCGGGACGGACACCGCCGGCTCCGGCCGGGTGCCGGCCGCGTTCGGTGGACTGGTGGGCATCAAGACGACGCTCGGCCTGGTGCCGACCACGGGCGTGGTCCCCGCCTGCCGCACCTACGACGTGGTCACGACGTTCACCCGCGACCTCGCGCTCGGCGTGCGTGCCACCCGGACCATGACCGGCGCCGACCCGCTGGACCCCGGCCGACGTCCGTGGCCCGTCGACGTGCGCCTCGCCCTGCGGTCCGCGCCCGTGGTGGCGGTCCCGCGCGACGAGGACCTCGCGCCGCTGTCACCGGGGTGGCGTGCCGCGTTCACCGCCGCCGTCGCCGCCGTACGGGGGGTCGGTGCACAGGTCAGGACGGTCGACATCTCCGCGATGCTGGCGGCGGCGCGGCTGCTGTACGACGGTGCGATCGTCGCGGAGCGGTACGAGGCCGTCGGGGCGTTCCTGGCCGACGCGCCCGACGCGGACCCGACCGTGCGTGCGATCATCCTGGCCGGCCGGGACACCCCCGCGCACGCGTACATCGACGACCGTGCGCGCCTGGCGGTCGCCAAGCTCGAGGCCGCGGCGGTCCTGGACGGGTGCGACCTGCTGCTGCTGCCGACGACCACGGAGCACCCCACGATCGCCGCGGTGCGAGCCGATCCCGTGGGCATCAACCGGCGCCTCGGCACGTACACCAACTTCGTCAACCTGCTCGACCTGGCGGCCGTCGCGATCCCGGCGGGTGAGGCGGACGGTGGACCGTTCGGCGTCACGCTCGTCTCCCGGGCGTTCGAGGACCAGCTCGGCCTGGACCTGGCCGCGCGGCTGCTCGGTGCCGAGGCCCCGCCGGTGGTCGACGGTGGTGTCGACGTCCTCGTGGTCGGCGCCCACCTGCGCGGCCAGCCGCTGAGCTCCGAGCTCGAGGAGCTGGGCGCCCGGTTCGGTCGCACGGCCCGCACGTCCGACGCGTACCGCCTCGTCGCGCTCGACACGCAGCCGCGCAAGCCCGGGCTGCTGCGCGTGGGACCGGGTGGCGGTGCGCCGATCGTGGGCGAGGTCTGGCGGCTGTCGCCCGGGGCGCTGGGCACGCTGCTGGCCGGGCTGCCCGCGCCCATGATGCTCGGCCGGGTCGAGCTCGAGGACGGGTCCTGGGTGGTCGGCTTCGGGTGCACGGTCGAGTCGGGCGCCGCCGGGAGCGACATCACCGCGACGGGCGGCTGGGTCGAGGCGCTGCGCCGGGGGCTGTGA
- a CDS encoding GntR family transcriptional regulator, producing the protein MSTGGTTELPQDPRPLRDVVYQRLRDEILNGRISPRERLTEPKLGKLFEVSRTPVREALSRLLSDGLVERTDFGYAVVVPSLEDLRNLYELRITLELRGIGRAIENPQVRHDEDLLRAERDRWAELRDAPPEPDASFVLFDEGFHQVLSRSSGNTQLTGALVTVNQKIRAVRMHDFVEPDRITATIDEHLEILTLVLARELPSALTALHKHVGESLEVVMERATRSMTRMALAG; encoded by the coding sequence ATGAGCACGGGCGGGACGACGGAGCTGCCGCAGGACCCGCGCCCCCTGCGCGACGTCGTCTACCAGCGGCTGCGCGACGAGATCCTCAACGGCCGCATCTCGCCGCGGGAACGGCTGACCGAGCCCAAGCTCGGCAAGCTCTTCGAGGTGTCCCGGACCCCCGTGCGCGAGGCCCTGTCGCGGCTGCTGTCCGACGGGCTCGTGGAGCGGACCGACTTCGGGTACGCCGTCGTCGTGCCCAGCTTGGAGGACCTGCGCAACCTCTACGAGCTGCGGATCACCCTGGAGCTGCGCGGGATCGGCCGGGCGATCGAGAACCCGCAGGTCCGCCACGACGAGGACCTGCTGCGGGCCGAGCGGGACAGGTGGGCCGAGCTGCGCGACGCCCCGCCGGAGCCTGACGCGAGCTTCGTGCTGTTCGACGAGGGGTTCCACCAGGTGCTCTCCCGCTCGTCCGGCAACACCCAGCTGACCGGCGCGCTGGTCACGGTGAACCAGAAGATCCGGGCGGTGCGCATGCACGACTTCGTCGAGCCGGACCGCATCACCGCGACCATCGACGAGCACCTCGAGATCCTCACGCTGGTGCTGGCGCGCGAGCTGCCGTCGGCGCTGACCGCCCTGCACAAGCACGTGGGGGAGTCGCTGGAGGTCGTCATGGAGCGGGCGACGCGCTCGATGACGCGCATGGCTCTCGCGGGCTGA
- the urtE gene encoding urea ABC transporter ATP-binding subunit UrtE, translating to MLELTGVHVGYGRTAVVHGVDIAVADGGVTAIMGHNGAGKTTLLRAAVGLLPVRSGRVTLFGEDVSRLRPHQRVRRGLAYVPQGQQSFGQLTARENLQLVVDGAGSAGASRMADALDLFPALRDLLGRRAGLLSGGQRQQLAIARALLTGPRVLILDEPTEGIQPSVVQEIEDAIGTLTRAGDLSVLLVEQHVGFALAAAGQYYVLESGRVTRSGAGGADQEADVRAAMAL from the coding sequence ATGCTTGAGCTCACCGGCGTGCACGTCGGCTACGGGCGCACGGCCGTGGTGCACGGGGTCGACATCGCTGTGGCCGACGGTGGCGTGACCGCGATCATGGGCCACAACGGCGCCGGCAAGACGACGCTGCTGCGGGCTGCCGTCGGGCTGCTGCCGGTGCGGAGCGGACGCGTGACGCTCTTCGGCGAGGATGTCTCGCGGCTGCGACCGCACCAGCGGGTCCGCCGCGGGCTCGCGTACGTGCCGCAGGGCCAGCAGTCGTTCGGGCAGCTGACCGCGCGGGAGAACCTCCAGCTCGTCGTGGACGGCGCGGGGTCGGCCGGGGCGTCGCGCATGGCGGACGCGCTGGACCTGTTCCCGGCGCTGCGCGACCTGCTCGGGCGGCGCGCGGGCCTGCTGTCCGGGGGGCAGCGCCAGCAGCTCGCCATCGCCCGCGCGCTGCTCACCGGGCCACGGGTGCTGATCCTCGACGAGCCGACGGAGGGCATCCAGCCGTCCGTCGTGCAGGAGATCGAGGACGCCATCGGCACCCTCACCCGGGCCGGCGACCTGTCGGTGCTGCTGGTCGAGCAGCACGTCGGGTTCGCGCTCGCGGCGGCCGGTCAGTACTACGTGCTCGAGTCCGGCCGGGTGACGCGCTCCGGTGCCGGCGGCGCCGACCAGGAGGCCGACGTGCGCGCGGCGATGGCCCTGTGA
- a CDS encoding DUF4031 domain-containing protein, translating into MTVLVDPPMWPNHGMLWGHLVSDTSLEELHAFAARAGIPARGFDHDHYDVPDHRIEELVALGAELVGAKELIRRLRASGLRVPARDR; encoded by the coding sequence GTGACCGTGCTGGTGGATCCTCCGATGTGGCCCAACCACGGCATGCTGTGGGGCCATCTGGTCAGCGACACCTCGCTGGAGGAGCTGCACGCGTTCGCCGCCCGGGCGGGCATCCCTGCGCGCGGCTTCGACCACGACCACTACGACGTGCCGGACCACCGGATCGAGGAGCTGGTCGCGCTCGGCGCGGAGCTGGTCGGCGCCAAGGAGCTGATCCGCCGGCTGCGGGCCTCCGGCCTCCGGGTACCGGCACGCGACCGCTAG